The Kluyveromyces marxianus DMKU3-1042 DNA, complete genome, chromosome 6 genome window below encodes:
- the DIG1 gene encoding Dig1p, whose product MGEHIPSPPAIEVSDSQYQKIGLQCISPGIATSSLDTERLQTFNKSKYIALQQQKQIRRMNLDSLGESGTQEGQENHEKEDEDGEQDHEKEDDDDGDEDRDREKEDGPDQEHVSTPDTSTSLSMNASSSKSLRRNNIPKPLSLKSQGSGAGSASASASASASGSGPYPNIRSAPPMVTKHTIPALGPHSSHQGSINTASGYRIAKPRVIYRGRSTNRGYPLLPPGSLGAPLPMFQTSSPIAARAMATPASLRSHAQGPGPRQAPMTAYPGGYPQTQRSFEQFMANPVRASNSVTRDVFKDETTRIAPLSVQPKSTKREFFDAIEIEDHSNNVVIEGDIRLMGENFQFQFDSIDPSMDKKMFLSICSKIWTDVVSRN is encoded by the coding sequence ATGGGCGAGCATATACCGTCGCCACCTGCTATTGAGGTGAGTGACTCGCAGTATCAGAAGATTGGGTTGCAGTGCATTTCGCCTGGGATCGCGACGTCGAGTTTGGATACGGAACGGCTGCAGACTTTCAACAAGTCGAAGTACATCGCgttgcagcagcagaaacaGATCAGAAGGATGAACCTGGACTCGCTGGGGGAGTCTGGAACGCAGGAGGGGCAGGAGAACCACGAGAAAGAGGATGAAGACGGCGAACAAGACCACGAGAAAGAGGACGATGATGACGGTGACGAAGACCGCGACCGCGAAAAAGAAGACGGTCCGGATCAAGAACATGTTTCCACGCCGGATACATCCACCTCTCTCTCTATGAACGCTTCTTCGTCCAAGTCGCTTAGGAGAAACAATATTCCGAAACCACTATCGCTAAAATCACAGGGTAGTGGGGCTGGGTCtgcttcagcttcagcttctGCCTCAGCGTCCGGGTCTGGGCCATATCCCAATATCAGATCGGCTCCTCCCATGGTAACAAAACATACGATTCCAGCACTGGGGCCCCACTCGTCCCACCAGGGTTCAATTAATACTGCCTCCGGATACAGAATCGCGAAACCAAGAGTCATATATAGGGGAAGATCCACGAACAGAGGGTATCCGCTGCTACCCCCAGGGTCTCTGGGGGCGCCTCTACCGATGTTCCAAACGTCGTCCCCAATTGCAGCTCGCGCAATGGCTACACCTGCATCTCTAAGATCCCACGCCCAGGGTCCAGGCCCTAGGCAAGCACCAATGACAGCATACCCGGGAGGATACCCACAAACCCAGCGCAGTTTCGAGCAGTTCATGGCAAACCCCGTCAGAGCCTCCAATTCCGTCACAAGAGACGTCTTCAAAGACGAAACAACGCGCATCGCCCCACTCAGCGTGCAGCCAAAGTCaacaaaaagagaattcTTCGACGCTATCGAGATCGAGGACCACAGCAACAACGTCGTCATAGAGGGCGACATACGGCTGATGGGAGAGAACTTCCAGTTCCAGTTCGATTCCATCGACCCCAGCATGGACAAGAAGATGTTTCTGAGCATCTGCTCCAAGATATGGACCGATGTCGTTAGTCGGAACTAG
- the KGD4 gene encoding alpha-ketoglutarate dehydrogenase subunit KGD4, with the protein MRASTVKLAKAAQYVPTIKFVGGRHPVVAHSASEAGLHPCTVDSLRPGAPGCSSVDEVMKKWLPFKVVPYVNPKKSAASSGSASSKYIFKNRPLEENEVASISQLPARFKLRPLEESEIEIINGGGV; encoded by the coding sequence ATGCGTGCTTCTACAGTTAAATTGGCTAAAGCTGCACAATATGTGCCCACGATCAAGTTTGTCGGAGGTCGTCATCCGGTTGTTGCGCATTCTGCATCCGAGGCCGGACTTCATCCATGCACAGTGGACTCATTGAGGCCTGGTGCACCAGGGTGTTCTTCTGTGGACGAAGTCATGAAGAAATGGCTTCCTTTCAAGGTGGTGCCCTACGTGAACCCCAAGAAGAGCGCTGCTAGCTCCGGTTCTGCGTCTTCGAAGTATATCTTTAAGAACAGACCATTGGAGGAAAATGAGGTTGCTTCCATATCACAGCTTCCTGCTAGGTTTAAGCTGAGACCATTGGAGGAATCAGAAATTGAGATTATCAACGGTGGTGGTGTATGA